caaactccctgtttctcaaagCATTGCGAGCACAGCCCTGGGTAAGTGATCAATAACTAACTATTATATGTGCCTGGCGCCTGCCACTCAAAAAGCTCCCAGGCATCCTGATAGAACCTCCAAAATGCAATTCAGAAACCAAAGAGcagccaggcctgcctgccgcTCCTGCCTGAGGACTTATACACAGTGTCATCCGGAGTCATTGCCCCCCTCACCACGGAGAGAGGGGCGGGGTTGGAACACCTGTACTAGGCAGCCTTGGGGGAGGCTGCCAGGGAGGCAGGGGGTGGGACTTGAGGCTCACAGTCGCCTGGCAGGTAGAAGACCAGGTTGATCATGAAGGAGATGAGCACGCAGGGTACCAGGATGTTGATGATGTAGAAGAGAGGCTTGCGGCGGATGATGAGGTAGAAGGTGATGTCTTGGTGGCTGGTGCTGTCCATCGGGATGTTGGGGTCCACATTGACCTTGGCGGCCCGGTGGACTATCTCCCATTCCCCATTCTCTAAGGAAGGTATAAGGACAGCTTTGGGATCAAGCTGGAGAAGGGAACCCGGGGGGCCAAGGACCATTGGTATAGAATGAAGGGCTAGGGTACTGTCTGAGGGAGATGAGGGAGGACTCTTGGGTGCTGTGGGGTTTACCGCTGGGGGCTGGGCTAGCAGGTTCAGTTTCTGAGGaagaagttttcttctgtgacttttcctggggggttcttttatagttttttgtctgttttgttttgtttttctctcttcttggaaaaaaaaaacccagcagctGAAGCCATCCAGAGTCCCTGCTATCCTCGCAAGTATCTCCTGTGTGTGTTGAGGGAGATAGTGATGAGAGGGTCCCTGTTCCCTTCAGATCTGCTCTTTGGAGTCTCTTTGGGTCAGTAAATGTAGGTGTATAGGCTGTGTCTGCATGGCCATCCCTGCTTGTACAGATGCTGGTGTCCCAGCTGTGAGTGTGTGAGGTGCtggtgtgagtgtgtacacatcCACAATGTATGTGTCTTCAGGGCCAGTCTGCCATGGTTTCTGATGTACCTGTGAAGCCCTCAGGGTCAATGATGATCCATTCGATGGGGTAGGCGCGGCCGTCCTCCTCCTGCTGCATCAGGCTAAGTGTGATCTCCTTGGCTGTATACTTGAGTGAACTGGAGGGAGCCATATGCAGAGTGGTCATGAGCCTCTGAGTGGGGCTTTAAGGGCAGGAGGTGTTGGCGGAGGGGGAAAGGCTACTTGGGGAAGGCCATGGTCTGAGGGGATTCTGGTCAGCATGGGACCAAAGTCTCTGCCCGAGAGCATTTGATTCACCACCTCCTGCCCCTGGCTGGGTGCCTTGGATTGAGAGACGTTCAAGTAGACGCACCTGAATTTGAGGGAGCAGTTCTGCCAATCAAAGGGGAAGTAGGTGACCGAGATGGGGCAGGAGGAGCGGAAGATGGTGGGAGGCAGCCAGGTCACAGACCCCGAATTAGAAACAAGTACATTGCAGGCGTAAGAAACCTTGAAGGAGCCGTCATTGCTGTGGGATGGGGACCACGATCACTGGGTGCCCTGTGCAACCGGGAACTAGCAGAGCTagagaaggcaggagaggaagggCAGGCGGGCAGGGCTGGAGGTGCAGACCAAGGGGCATAAGGAAGGGAAgcaggatgagggagggaggtctGGGAGAGTTCCTCTCAACTTGTTCTCCAGCACAATCTCCGGCAGCCACACCATGTCAGAAGGCAAGCGCAGGATAGTGATGTTCCCAAAGTCGTTAGCATCCCACTGTAGCCGGCTGTCCATCCAGGCCTAGACGTCCAAAAGCCACATCAGAAGTGGGCTCTGCCACTGTCCACCCTCCCCAGTGGTTCTCGCTTCTCTAGGGAAGATGGAGCAAAGCCTGGGAGTTGGAACAAAAAAACTGGGGAGTGATAGGTAAAGAGTGAGATTCAGGCCTGTCGTGGACAGTTAGTTGTGCAGGATATGAGCACAGTTTCCATCCTGGGCAGGCATGTTTCGATGTTACAAACCTCTACCAGTTTTGATATTTTGCATTAGAAGAGTGACTTCTAGTGCAAACAGAGGCCgatgtggtggtgtacacttttaatcccagtggtcgAGAGGCAGATGTAAAggaatctccgtgagtttgaggctagcctggtctacatcataAGTTCTAGACCAGTCAGGGAAATATGaccagagaaccctgtctcaaaacaacaaagcaagTCAGGACAGAGTGGCAATTTTAGGACAGGGGAGCCCTAGCCTTCTTGGACATGTCCTTGAAGCAGTTGGGCTTTGTGTAGTCAAACCCTCCCAGAGGAATGCCACACGAGCTGGCGGATTCCTAGCAGAAGTGAACACAAGGGACTGGAGCCCTCAGCAGGGTGTCCTTACATGATCCATCCACACGTTGGTGGTGAGGGTCTCCTCCACTTCTTTCTGTAATCAGACAAGAGGGCTGTCCCTAAAGGTTCCCACCAAACTTTCACCCAAACTCACTCACTAATCTGCCTTAATTCCAGAGGACCATGGTAGCTGGAAGGGCCGGTGCCAGCCAATGGATAGAGGTGGCTCGGCAGACTGGAGAAGCCCTGGACAGAAGGTGCTGAAGTGAGTCCtgggggagcatggggaccagcAGTGGccgtgggaggcagagatgatGGCTTTGAGTAGCCATAGGCCTGCGGTGCCGTCTGGTGTGGGGAATAATCAGGCATGTCTCAAGGAAGAGGAACTGGTTAGCCTAGAGTGACCGTCCCTTCTCTCCCCAACCCAGCCGGGGACGGTCCACTCACCAGGGAAATGAGGTTGGAGAGGGTGAGGCTTATGGCGACGTCCACTCTGTCCTCCTTGTGAGCCACCGGCCGAAGCTCCTTCCTGTAGCCCTTTTCCTTGAACAGGTGCTGGATCAACCGTTGCTCCTCATTCAGACCCCAGCTGCCTGGGGAGGTTGGGGAGAGGAACAGGGTCTGATCACTGCACCCCAGAAAGGGAGTTTTGCTGTGGTCCTGCTGGGTCAGGGTAGAGCAAAGGGAAGCCAATGGCTTCCTGTGGGTGGGTTACCTGAAGTTAGACCCgagtgggagtgggagtgggagtgggaatTAGGCATAACCTTAGGGAGGGGGCCATGCGGGGGGGCAGGTAGGCACAGAGAGCCCCCGGGAAGGGAGTCATGTCCACCCTTACCACACACAAGAAGGACAGCCAGCAGCCCCAGTGTGGGCACCGGCCCTGCCATCCCCCACCTCTGACTAGGGCTTATGTCTTCCCCTCAGTCTGTTGGCTGTGGAATGGAACAGGTGCTGGGCTGGCTTGGGGGTTAGGAAAGAAGAGGCCGGAAATGCAATCAGATACTTCAAGGCTGGTGATGAGGGGGTGGGGCTTGCCAGCTAGGGCAGGAGCCCAAGGGCAGGATGCAAAGATCCCAGGCAGGGATTGACATAGATAGCTGGGAGGGTGGGGACTGGGAGGGTAGTGGTGGAGGGTGGGGacacatactgtgtgtgtgtgtgtgtgtgtgtgtgtgtgtgtgcagcatgcTGGTAGCCATGGCTGGCAGCTGTCACTTGGGAGGTAAAAGGCATATTAGCAGCTGCCCTGCCTCCAGCTTCTTTTatgcatgtggtatatgtgtatggttgtgtacatgtgtctagtgtgtatatgcatgtgtctgcGCTTGTGTGTGGGCCTGTGGAGATCATTCTATTGTTTTCCATGTTACgtggtttaaaatttttattctatttaatatgtgtgtgttggcatgtgtgtgcgtgtgtgagtgcatgAGAGTGTGGCTGTGCACTTACCACAGTGTATGTGGTTAGAGGATAATTCAGTTCCGGAGGTGAACTCAGGTTATGCCAGGCCTGTAAAGCAAGCTGTACCGACTGAGCTATCTCGATAGCCCGCCACCTTTACTTGgcattctttttgtctttaaagaTATCAcatttaagctgggtggtggtggtgcacgtctttaataccagcactcagaaagcggaggcaggcagatctctgtgagttcgaggccagcctggtctacagagctagatccaggacagccagagctgttacacggagaaaccccatctcaaaataaaaataaaacatcttcaaaCTGGGTGCCTGAGGCATCGTGAGGCTCTACATAAGAGGAAAGCAGTTTGAGAAAGCTAGAACTATCAGAGATGGAGGGAGGTCTAGGGGTCAGGGAGATTATTTGGTGATGGGGTGAAGGGATGCTCACGGATCTGGCAAGAAGGTAGCTGCTTGCAACACCCATTGGCGGGTCTGAGGCTGTTCTTTGTTCTAAGTAGGGGGTTGGAGGTGGCTCCTAAAGACTTGCCCTCCAGGGAGATACTGTCAGCTGTCAGGATACAGCCATCCTTGTATTCATTTGTTATACCTCATGCTAGACACTTGTCAGTTTCCTGTTGGCATCTTTGGAGCCGACACGGGTCATTTTGCTCGTAGGCAGGGATGGGGCACGCTCTTAGAGACACAGAAGATGAAATGCAGGTTGTCCTTCTCGCTGCCAGTGGTTTCAGTGGCAGCCCTGGTCTGGCAGCATCTTGTCATAGGTTTGGCCCACGTCACCTGCTGCATCTCTGTGCCCTCCCCCAGGATGGTGTCCTTGTCCTCACTCAGGCAGTAGAGCACAGCGGTGCTTTCCATTCCCTCTGGCGTGGTTGATTTGCACACCTTCATGTCACTGATCAGCCACTTGAGATGGCAACACCAGAGGCCGTGTTTCCAGAAGCAAGACAAGGAAAGCCACAGAAGAACTGAGGCCCTGTAGCTGCTGCTGAGATCCAACTGCACCCCCTCCACCTTACTTTTCAAGACAGAGCCTCTTTACTGAACCTAGAGCTAGCCTGGAGCAGCTAGAATGGCCAGCAGCCTcctgagatctgtctgcccccTCCTCATCCAGCTGGGGCTGTAGGTGTGCTGCTGCATCCATAGCTTTTACCTGGGTGCTGAGGACCTGAACCCAGATCCTTATGCTTGTGCAGCACTTTCCccactcatagcaatcctcctgcctcagtttccagagtgCTAGAACtgcaagcatgagccaccactcctggctcctTCCAGCTTCTTTGTCATCTCTGCTAACTGCTTCTGGAGGCTGGCCCCTGCCCCTCTCCCATCTCAcacccccttttctcttcccaataAATCTCCACATTTTAAAGTAGAtcataaataacatttattaaagCAGCTGTTTCTGGTGACACGTTTGTGAAGACATGCGAGGTACAGGACCCCCACCCTGTCCACACATGCAAGATCAATTGGGACAGTGAGAGCTTGTCATATCTCATACAACCCCCTTAGCCCCTGGGGACAGTGTGACTGTCACAGGGCTTCCTGTGTCGGCAAACCAGAGGCTGGAGTTGGCGGTGGTGCTCCTTTGCCAGCCTCTGTCCCTGTCTCACACCAATCCAGGGTCCCTGGCGCTCTCCTCTGTCTGGAAAGCTGAGCGGAAGGCCTTCAGGGCCTGCACTAGCAGCCGCGGGAGACTGTGAGCCAGTGTAGAAGGCTCCAAGCCCACCAGCCCACTGAAGACCACATGCTGGTCCCCCAAGTCAGCCCTCACCCAAGCTCTGAAGAGCCCCGTCAGCGTCTTGGAGCCAAGATCGGCCAGCACCTGCAGAG
This genomic window from Chionomys nivalis chromosome 2, mChiNiv1.1, whole genome shotgun sequence contains:
- the Chrnd gene encoding acetylcholine receptor subunit delta isoform X1 → MAGPVPTLGLLAVLLVCGSWGLNEEQRLIQHLFKEKGYRKELRPVAHKEDRVDVAISLTLSNLISLKEVEETLTTNVWMDHAWMDSRLQWDANDFGNITILRLPSDMVWLPEIVLENNNDGSFKVSYACNVLVSNSGSVTWLPPTIFRSSCPISVTYFPFDWQNCSLKFSSLKYTAKEITLSLMQQEEDGRAYPIEWIIIDPEGFTENGEWEIVHRAAKVNVDPNIPMDSTSHQDITFYLIIRRKPLFYIINILVPCVLISFMINLVFYLPGDCGEKTSVAISVLLAQSVFLLLISKRLPATSLAIPLLGKFLLFGMVLVTMVVVICVIVLNIHFRTPSTHVLSEGVKKFFLETLPKLLHMSHPAEEDSGPRTLIRRSSSLGYISKAEEYFSLKSRSDLMFEKQSERHGLARRLTTARRPPASSEQAQQELFNELKPAMDGANFIVNHMRDQNSYNEEKDNWNQVARTVDRLCLFVVTPVMVVGTAWIFLQGVYNQPPPQPFPGDPFSYNEKDRRFI
- the Chrnd gene encoding acetylcholine receptor subunit delta isoform X2, with product MAGPVPTLGLLAVLLVCASPGSWGLNEEQRLIQHLFKEKGYRKELRPVAHKEDRVDVAISLTLSNLISLKEVEETLTTNVWMDHAWMDSRLQWDANDFGNITILRLPSDMVWLPEIVLENNNDGSFKVSYACNVLVSNSGSVTWLPPTIFRSSCPISVTYFPFDWQNCSLKFSSLKYTAKEITLSLMQQEEDGRAYPIEWIIIDPEGFTENGEWEIVHRAAKVNVDPNIPMDSTSHQDITFYLIIRRKPLFYIINILVPCVLISFMINLVFYLPGDCGEKTSVAISVLLAQSVFLLLISKRLPATSLAIPLLGKFLLFGMVLVTMVVVICVIVLNIHFRTPSTHVLSEGVKKFFLETLPKLLHMSHPAEEDSGPRTLIRRSSSLGYISKAEEYFSLKSRSDLMFEKQSERHGLARRLTTARRPPASSEQAQQELFNELKPAMDGANFIVNHMRDQNSYNEEKDNWNQVARTVDRLCLFVVTPVMVVGTAWIFLQGVYNQPPPQPFPGDPFSYNEKDRRFI
- the Chrnd gene encoding acetylcholine receptor subunit delta isoform X3 — encoded protein: MAGPVPTLGLLAVLLVCGSWGLNEEQRLIQHLFKEKGYRKELRPVAHKEDRVDVAISLTLSNLISLAWMDSRLQWDANDFGNITILRLPSDMVWLPEIVLENNNDGSFKVSYACNVLVSNSGSVTWLPPTIFRSSCPISVTYFPFDWQNCSLKFSSLKYTAKEITLSLMQQEEDGRAYPIEWIIIDPEGFTENGEWEIVHRAAKVNVDPNIPMDSTSHQDITFYLIIRRKPLFYIINILVPCVLISFMINLVFYLPGDCGEKTSVAISVLLAQSVFLLLISKRLPATSLAIPLLGKFLLFGMVLVTMVVVICVIVLNIHFRTPSTHVLSEGVKKFFLETLPKLLHMSHPAEEDSGPRTLIRRSSSLGYISKAEEYFSLKSRSDLMFEKQSERHGLARRLTTARRPPASSEQAQQELFNELKPAMDGANFIVNHMRDQNSYNEEKDNWNQVARTVDRLCLFVVTPVMVVGTAWIFLQGVYNQPPPQPFPGDPFSYNEKDRRFI